A genome region from Methylobacterium sp. FF17 includes the following:
- the fmt gene encoding methionyl-tRNA formyltransferase, with protein sequence MRVVFMGTPDFAVPTLARLAADGHAIAAVYTRAPARAGRGMALKPSPVHVLAETLGAPVLTPASLKDPQAAETFAGHAADVAVVVAYGMLLPQAILDLPRHGCLNLHGSLLPRWRGAAPIQRAVMAGDAESGVGVMRMEAGLDTGPVALEARLPIAPGMTAGELHDALMPLGADLMARALRALDQGDLPFTPQAETGVLYAHKITNEEARIDWTRPAREVANHVNGLSPFPGAFFEADFGKGPERVKVLRAEAVPGSGAPGTLCDAQGTVACDAGAVRLHALRRAGKGGVVTGAEFVRGAHRVPGDRLA encoded by the coding sequence ATGCGCGTCGTCTTCATGGGCACGCCGGATTTCGCCGTGCCGACCCTGGCGCGCCTCGCCGCGGACGGGCACGCGATCGCGGCCGTCTACACGCGTGCGCCGGCCCGGGCCGGGCGCGGCATGGCGCTCAAGCCCTCGCCGGTCCACGTCCTGGCCGAGACGCTCGGCGCGCCCGTGCTCACGCCCGCCAGCCTGAAGGATCCGCAAGCCGCCGAGACCTTCGCGGGGCACGCGGCCGATGTCGCCGTCGTGGTGGCCTACGGCATGCTCCTGCCGCAGGCGATCCTCGACCTGCCGCGCCACGGCTGCCTCAACCTGCACGGCTCGCTGCTGCCGCGCTGGCGCGGCGCCGCGCCGATCCAGCGGGCCGTGATGGCGGGCGACGCGGAGAGCGGCGTCGGCGTGATGCGCATGGAGGCCGGCCTCGATACCGGCCCCGTGGCCCTCGAGGCGCGGTTGCCCATCGCCCCCGGCATGACCGCGGGCGAACTCCACGACGCGCTGATGCCGCTCGGCGCCGACCTGATGGCGCGGGCGCTGCGCGCCCTGGACCAGGGCGACCTTCCCTTCACGCCCCAGGCGGAGACGGGGGTGCTCTACGCCCACAAGATCACCAACGAGGAGGCGCGCATCGACTGGACGCGCCCGGCACGCGAGGTCGCCAACCACGTCAACGGGCTCTCGCCCTTCCCCGGCGCCTTCTTCGAGGCGGATTTCGGGAAGGGACCGGAGCGCGTCAAAGTGCTGCGCGCCGAAGCCGTGCCGGGCTCGGGCGCGCCGGGCACCCTGTGCGATGCGCAGGGAACAGTGGCCTGCGATGCGGGCGCGGTACGGCTGCACGCGCTGCGTCGCGCCGGCAAGGGTGGCGTCGTCACCGGCGCGGAGTTCGTGCGCGGCGCGCACCGCGTGCCGGGCGACCGGCTCGCGTGA
- a CDS encoding phosphoenolpyruvate carboxykinase gives MTNIGDYNAAHGSDASGLRNLKAVHWNLEAPRLYEEALARGEGQLARGGAFVATTGSHTGRSPKDKFVVRDATTENQIWWDNNGAITPEQFETLYADFLAHAEGRELFAQDLRGGADPAHGVNARVFTELAWHSLFIRNLLIRPDRATLGTYVPELTIIDLPSFQAEPHRHGCRSKTVIAIDFARKLVLIGGSAYAGEMKKSVFTYLNYTLPGAGVMPMHCSANAALDEAGDSALFFGLSGTGKTTLSNDSSRQLLGDDEHGWSRDGIFNFEGGCYAKTIRLSRNAEPEIYATTERFGTVMENVVIDPETRVPDFDDASLTENTRCAYPLDFIANASATGRAAHPKNIVMLTCDAFGVMPPIARLTGAEAMYHFLSGYTAKVAGTERGLTAPEATFSTCFGAPFMPRHPSVYGNLLRDLIAEHGADCWLVNTGWTGGGVGTGRRMPIRVTRRLLNAALDGSLAHVAFRRDPYFGFQVPVAVPGVETEVLSPIETWTNKPAFHETATRLVTMFQENFKRFAAHVDADVRAAEPVLAAA, from the coding sequence GTGACCAACATCGGCGATTACAACGCGGCACACGGTTCCGACGCCAGCGGGCTGCGCAACCTGAAGGCGGTGCACTGGAACCTGGAGGCGCCGCGCCTCTACGAGGAGGCGCTCGCGCGCGGCGAGGGTCAGCTGGCGCGCGGCGGCGCGTTCGTGGCGACCACCGGTTCCCATACGGGCCGGTCGCCCAAGGACAAGTTCGTGGTGCGCGACGCCACCACCGAGAACCAGATCTGGTGGGACAACAACGGCGCGATCACGCCGGAGCAGTTCGAGACCCTGTACGCGGATTTCCTCGCCCATGCGGAGGGCCGCGAACTCTTCGCGCAGGACCTGCGCGGCGGCGCCGACCCGGCTCACGGCGTCAACGCCCGGGTGTTCACCGAGCTCGCCTGGCACTCGCTGTTCATCCGCAACCTGCTGATCCGCCCGGACCGCGCGACCCTCGGCACCTACGTGCCCGAGCTGACCATCATCGACCTGCCGAGCTTCCAGGCCGAGCCGCACCGCCACGGCTGCCGCTCGAAGACGGTGATCGCCATCGATTTCGCCCGCAAGCTCGTCCTCATCGGCGGCTCGGCCTATGCCGGCGAGATGAAGAAGTCCGTCTTCACCTACCTGAACTACACCCTGCCCGGGGCCGGCGTGATGCCGATGCACTGCTCGGCCAACGCGGCGCTCGACGAGGCCGGTGATTCGGCCCTGTTCTTCGGGCTCTCCGGCACCGGCAAGACCACGCTTTCCAACGATTCCTCGCGCCAGCTCCTCGGCGACGACGAGCACGGCTGGAGCCGGGACGGCATCTTCAACTTCGAGGGCGGCTGCTACGCCAAGACCATCCGCCTCTCGCGCAACGCAGAGCCGGAGATCTACGCCACCACCGAGCGCTTCGGCACGGTGATGGAGAACGTGGTGATCGACCCCGAGACCCGCGTGCCGGATTTCGACGACGCCTCGCTCACCGAGAACACCCGCTGCGCCTACCCCCTCGACTTCATCGCGAACGCCAGCGCCACGGGGCGGGCCGCGCACCCGAAGAACATCGTCATGCTGACCTGCGACGCGTTCGGCGTGATGCCGCCGATCGCCCGGCTGACGGGCGCAGAGGCGATGTACCACTTCCTGTCCGGCTACACCGCCAAGGTCGCCGGCACGGAGCGGGGCCTGACCGCGCCGGAGGCGACGTTCTCCACCTGCTTCGGCGCGCCGTTCATGCCGCGCCACCCCAGCGTCTACGGCAACCTGCTGCGTGACCTGATCGCGGAGCACGGGGCCGATTGCTGGCTGGTGAACACCGGCTGGACCGGGGGCGGCGTCGGCACCGGACGGCGCATGCCGATCCGCGTCACCCGCCGCCTGCTCAACGCTGCGCTGGACGGCTCGCTCGCCCATGTCGCGTTCCGGCGCGACCCTTATTTCGGCTTCCAGGTGCCCGTCGCGGTGCCGGGCGTCGAGACGGAGGTGCTCTCGCCCATCGAGACCTGGACGAACAAGCCGGCCTTCCACGAGACCGCGACACGCCTCGTCACGATGTTCCAGGAGAACTTCAAGCGCTTCGCCGCGCATGTCGACGCGGATGTCCGCGCCGCCGAGCCGGTTCTCGCCGCCGCCTGA
- a CDS encoding YifB family Mg chelatase-like AAA ATPase, whose product MVTRVATVAFEGVEARAVDVQVQIAPGIVAFTVVGLADKAVAESRERVRSALIASGLALPAKRITVNLAPADLPKEGSHYDLPIALAVMGAIGALPADALAGYCVLGELALDGTITAVSGVLPAAMAAHERGLGLICPAATGPEAAWAGGDLDVLAPRSLIQLANHFKGTQVMARPEPAIAAPGGPLADLRDIKGQEGAKRALEIAAAGGHNLLMNGPPGAGKSMLAARLPSILPPLAPRELLEVSMIQSVAGELKGGALSNRRPFRQPHHSASMAALVGGGVNARPGEVSLAHGGVLFLDELPEFTPQVLDSLRQPLETGTVMIARANHRVTYPARFQLVAAMNPCRCGQALEPGYACRKGPNERCVAQYGARISGPLLDRIDLRIEVGAVTAADLILPPPAEGSAEMAARVAAARALQSARYEARDLPGSVTNATCPAPVIEAVAAPDPEGAALIRTAAESMRLSARGFHRTLRVARTLADLDGEAQVRRIHLAEALSYRGRAEQPVPA is encoded by the coding sequence ATGGTCACCCGCGTCGCCACCGTGGCCTTCGAGGGCGTCGAGGCGCGGGCCGTCGATGTCCAGGTGCAGATCGCCCCCGGCATCGTGGCCTTCACCGTGGTGGGACTGGCCGACAAGGCGGTGGCGGAATCGCGCGAGCGGGTCCGCTCCGCCCTCATCGCCTCGGGCCTGGCGCTGCCGGCCAAACGCATCACCGTGAACCTCGCCCCCGCCGACCTGCCCAAGGAAGGCTCGCACTACGACCTGCCCATCGCGCTTGCCGTCATGGGAGCCATCGGCGCCCTGCCGGCGGATGCCCTGGCCGGGTACTGCGTGCTCGGCGAACTCGCCCTCGACGGGACGATCACCGCCGTCTCCGGCGTGCTGCCCGCCGCGATGGCCGCCCATGAACGCGGGCTCGGGCTGATCTGCCCGGCCGCGACGGGGCCGGAGGCGGCCTGGGCGGGCGGCGACCTCGACGTCCTGGCGCCGCGTTCGCTGATCCAGCTCGCCAACCACTTCAAGGGCACGCAGGTCATGGCCCGGCCGGAGCCCGCCATCGCGGCCCCTGGCGGCCCCTTGGCCGATCTGCGCGACATCAAGGGCCAGGAGGGCGCCAAGCGCGCTCTGGAGATCGCGGCGGCGGGCGGGCACAACCTGCTCATGAACGGACCGCCGGGGGCGGGCAAGTCGATGCTGGCCGCGCGCCTGCCCTCCATTCTGCCGCCGCTGGCCCCCCGCGAACTCCTCGAAGTCTCGATGATCCAGTCGGTCGCCGGCGAGCTGAAGGGCGGCGCCCTTTCGAACCGACGCCCGTTCCGGCAGCCGCATCACTCCGCTTCGATGGCGGCCCTCGTCGGCGGCGGCGTCAATGCCCGCCCCGGCGAGGTCTCGCTGGCCCATGGTGGCGTGCTGTTCCTCGACGAGTTGCCCGAATTCACGCCCCAGGTGCTCGATTCCCTGCGCCAGCCCCTGGAGACCGGCACGGTGATGATCGCGCGCGCGAACCACCGCGTGACCTATCCGGCCCGCTTCCAGCTCGTCGCGGCGATGAATCCGTGCCGCTGCGGCCAGGCCCTGGAGCCGGGCTATGCCTGCCGCAAGGGCCCGAACGAGCGCTGCGTGGCGCAGTACGGCGCCCGCATCTCCGGCCCGCTCCTCGACCGCATCGACCTGCGCATCGAGGTCGGCGCGGTGACGGCCGCCGACCTGATCCTGCCGCCGCCCGCGGAGGGCTCGGCCGAGATGGCCGCCCGGGTCGCGGCCGCCCGCGCCCTCCAGAGCGCACGCTACGAGGCCCGCGACCTGCCCGGCTCCGTCACCAACGCGACCTGCCCCGCCCCTGTGATCGAGGCGGTGGCGGCCCCCGACCCGGAGGGCGCGGCCCTCATCCGCACGGCGGCCGAATCGATGCGCCTCTCGGCGCGCGGCTTCCACCGGACCCTGCGGGTCGCCCGGACGCTGGCCGACCTCGACGGCGAGGCGCAGGTCCGTCGCATCCACCTCGCCGAGGCCCTGTCCTATCGCGGCCGGGCGGAGCAGCCGGTCCCCGCCTGA
- a CDS encoding mannose-1-phosphate guanylyltransferase/mannose-6-phosphate isomerase codes for MSEQTSQLIHPVILCGGSGTRLWPASRESMPKQFTRLVSLESSTFQDTARRLADADVFERPCVLTSSDARFIVAEQLAEIGIDADIILEPERRDSAAAVAVAALHAARRDPRAVVLILAADHVIGDTPAFVEAARHAAAGARAGQIMTLGITPTAPATGYGYIRVGAALDGASGNHRVEHFVEKPDRAGAERLIAEGALWNSGYFLFRADVMLAELEAHVPEILTATRAALDGAVRDLDFVRLDAAAFGRAPKTSIDYAVMERTERAGVRPVAFPWSDVGTWDAVWAVLPHDAEGNALRGRVEALDTRGSLIHSEGEHLTTVVGLDDVVVVTTADAVLVTSKARATQVKDLVTRLREKAHPEADAHRRMYRPWGWYQRIDIGERFQVKRILVTPGGRLSLQKHYHRAEHWVVVKGTAEVTLNDAVVLVHENEAIYLPIGSMHRLTNPGKIPLELIEVQVGSYTGEDDIIRVEDIYGR; via the coding sequence ATGTCCGAGCAGACGAGCCAGTTGATTCACCCGGTGATCCTGTGCGGTGGTTCGGGCACCCGGCTGTGGCCGGCCTCGCGCGAGAGCATGCCCAAGCAGTTCACCCGGCTCGTCAGCCTCGAGTCCTCGACCTTCCAGGACACCGCACGGCGCCTCGCGGATGCCGACGTGTTCGAGCGGCCCTGCGTGCTCACGAGCAGCGATGCCCGCTTCATCGTCGCCGAGCAGCTCGCGGAGATCGGCATCGACGCCGACATCATCCTGGAGCCGGAGCGGCGCGACTCGGCGGCCGCCGTGGCCGTGGCGGCCCTCCACGCGGCGCGGCGCGACCCGCGGGCCGTGGTGCTGATCCTCGCCGCCGACCACGTCATCGGCGACACGCCCGCCTTCGTGGAGGCCGCGCGCCACGCCGCCGCCGGCGCGCGGGCCGGACAGATCATGACGCTCGGCATCACCCCGACCGCGCCGGCCACCGGCTACGGCTACATCCGCGTGGGTGCTGCCCTCGACGGCGCCTCGGGCAATCACCGGGTCGAGCACTTCGTGGAGAAGCCGGACCGGGCCGGGGCCGAGCGCCTGATCGCCGAGGGCGCCCTGTGGAATTCCGGCTATTTCCTGTTCCGCGCCGACGTGATGCTGGCCGAACTGGAAGCCCACGTTCCCGAGATCCTCACCGCGACGCGGGCGGCGCTCGACGGCGCGGTGCGCGACCTCGACTTCGTCCGCCTCGATGCCGCCGCCTTCGGGCGGGCGCCGAAGACCTCCATCGACTACGCGGTGATGGAGCGCACCGAGCGGGCGGGGGTGCGTCCCGTCGCGTTCCCCTGGTCCGATGTCGGCACCTGGGACGCGGTCTGGGCCGTGCTGCCCCACGACGCGGAGGGCAACGCCCTGCGCGGCCGGGTGGAAGCTCTCGATACGCGGGGCAGCCTGATCCACAGCGAGGGCGAGCACCTGACCACCGTGGTGGGCCTCGACGACGTCGTGGTGGTGACCACCGCCGACGCGGTGCTGGTGACCTCGAAGGCGCGGGCGACCCAGGTGAAGGACCTCGTCACGCGCTTGCGCGAGAAGGCCCATCCGGAGGCGGACGCCCATCGGCGCATGTACCGCCCCTGGGGCTGGTACCAGCGCATCGACATCGGCGAGCGCTTCCAGGTGAAGCGCATCCTGGTGACGCCGGGCGGACGGCTCTCGCTGCAGAAGCACTACCACCGCGCCGAGCACTGGGTGGTGGTCAAGGGCACGGCGGAGGTCACGCTCAACGACGCGGTGGTGCTGGTGCACGAGAACGAGGCGATCTACCTGCCCATCGGCTCGATGCACCGCCTCACCAACCCGGGCAAGATTCCCCTCGAACTCATCGAGGTGCAGGTGGGCTCCTATACCGGCGAGGACGACATCATCCGCGTCGAGGACATCTACGGGCGCTAG
- a CDS encoding FAD-dependent oxidoreductase, translating to MRHEPAVTSPPKVPETLAALAGAPEPRRADIVVIGAGLAGSVAAATLARGGADVVLIDAAAVVPPSLRAEKLGTDILALFDRLGLGETVRAAATPIRSVWIARFGRVMKRRARLEYAFAYKSLVTALRAALPARVELRFGLIAEIATGPDLQRVTLNDSAVVEARLLIVATGPSAAIHRHVGIEVVDATHDHSICIGFYLKAPPSDYPFESIVYYGEHRSDRVSYISLFPIGSRMRANLFVYREHDEAWMRDFRQAPEATLRRTLPNLERVCGPLAIEGGVDIRPIDLRQTRGHERAGVVLIGDAYCTSCPVSGTGMHKALIDVERLCREHVPAWLATPGMGTEKIAGFYADRVKTDFDRESLALSNRLRGLAVGRGARWTLARAAADARSACAFTAHRCAQALAVIVAPIAELLERL from the coding sequence ATGCGTCACGAACCCGCTGTCACGAGTCCCCCGAAGGTCCCGGAGACGCTTGCGGCCCTGGCGGGCGCGCCCGAACCGCGACGGGCCGACATCGTCGTCATCGGCGCCGGCCTCGCGGGCAGCGTCGCGGCCGCCACGCTGGCGCGGGGCGGGGCCGACGTGGTCCTGATCGACGCGGCGGCGGTGGTGCCGCCGAGCCTCAGGGCCGAGAAGCTCGGAACCGACATCCTCGCCCTGTTCGACCGGCTGGGCCTCGGCGAGACGGTGCGCGCGGCGGCGACGCCGATCCGCAGCGTCTGGATCGCCCGGTTCGGGCGGGTCATGAAGCGCCGCGCCCGCCTGGAATACGCCTTCGCCTACAAGAGCCTCGTCACCGCCCTGCGGGCGGCCCTGCCGGCACGGGTCGAGCTCCGGTTCGGGCTCATCGCCGAGATCGCGACCGGGCCGGACCTCCAGCGGGTAACCCTGAACGACAGCGCTGTGGTCGAGGCGCGCCTGCTGATCGTGGCCACCGGCCCGAGTGCCGCCATCCACCGGCATGTCGGGATCGAGGTGGTCGATGCCACGCACGACCACTCGATCTGCATCGGGTTCTACCTGAAGGCGCCGCCGAGCGATTATCCGTTCGAGTCGATCGTCTATTACGGGGAGCACCGGAGCGACCGCGTCTCCTACATCTCGCTGTTCCCGATCGGGTCGCGCATGCGCGCCAACCTGTTCGTCTACCGCGAGCATGACGAGGCCTGGATGCGCGACTTCCGGCAGGCACCGGAGGCGACGCTGCGGCGGACGCTGCCGAACCTCGAGCGGGTCTGCGGACCGCTCGCGATCGAGGGCGGCGTCGATATCCGGCCGATCGACCTGCGCCAGACCCGGGGACACGAGCGCGCGGGGGTCGTCCTGATCGGCGATGCCTATTGCACGTCGTGTCCCGTCTCCGGCACCGGCATGCATAAGGCGCTGATCGACGTGGAGCGCCTCTGCCGGGAACACGTCCCGGCCTGGCTCGCGACGCCGGGCATGGGCACGGAGAAGATCGCGGGCTTCTACGCCGACCGGGTCAAGACGGATTTCGACCGCGAGAGCCTCGCCCTCAGCAACCGGCTGCGCGGCCTCGCCGTCGGACGGGGCGCGCGCTGGACCCTGGCGCGCGCGGCAGCGGATGCCCGCTCGGCCTGCGCCTTCACGGCGCATCGCTGTGCGCAGGCACTGGCCGTCATCGTCGCGCCGATCGCGGAGCTGCTGGAGCGTCTCTGA
- a CDS encoding peptide deformylase, which produces MTIRPLVILPDARLRLASEPVGPVTDEIRTLAADMLETMYDAPGVGLAAIQIGVPKRVVTIDTSKDENDRQPQVFLNPEIVWSSEEKRVYDEGCLSIPEYYGEVERPDRVRVRFRDLDGAEREIEADGLLATCIQHEIDHLDGVLFIDHLSKLKRDRVVKKFAKAAKRDA; this is translated from the coding sequence ATGACCATCCGCCCCCTCGTGATCCTGCCCGATGCGCGCCTGCGCCTTGCCTCCGAGCCCGTCGGCCCCGTGACGGACGAGATCCGCACGCTCGCCGCCGACATGCTGGAGACGATGTACGACGCCCCCGGGGTCGGCCTCGCGGCGATCCAGATCGGCGTCCCGAAGCGCGTCGTCACCATCGACACCTCGAAGGACGAGAACGACCGCCAGCCGCAGGTCTTCCTCAACCCCGAGATCGTCTGGTCCTCGGAGGAGAAGCGCGTCTACGACGAGGGCTGCCTGTCGATCCCGGAGTATTACGGCGAGGTCGAGCGGCCGGACCGGGTCCGCGTGCGCTTCCGCGACCTCGACGGCGCGGAGCGGGAGATCGAGGCCGACGGGCTGCTCGCCACCTGCATCCAGCACGAGATCGACCACCTCGACGGCGTGCTGTTCATCGATCACCTGTCGAAGCTGAAGCGGGACCGGGTGGTGAAGAAGTTCGCCAAGGCGGCCAAGCGCGACGCCTGA
- a CDS encoding YbaB/EbfC family nucleoid-associated protein has translation MRDLMGIMKQAQAMQEKMAALQDELDTVEVAGASGGGAVRVTMTAKGLVKGVQLDPALMNADEREILEDLIVAAVNDARGKAEQVAAERMGELTKGLPIPPGMKLF, from the coding sequence ATGCGCGACCTCATGGGCATCATGAAGCAGGCTCAGGCCATGCAGGAGAAGATGGCCGCCCTGCAGGACGAACTCGACACCGTCGAGGTCGCCGGCGCCTCGGGCGGCGGCGCCGTGCGGGTGACGATGACGGCCAAGGGCCTCGTGAAGGGCGTGCAGCTCGATCCCGCGCTGATGAATGCGGACGAGCGGGAGATCCTCGAAGACCTCATCGTGGCGGCCGTCAACGACGCCCGGGGCAAGGCCGAGCAGGTCGCCGCCGAACGGATGGGCGAACTGACCAAGGGCCTGCCGATCCCGCCGGGCATGAAGCTGTTCTAG
- a CDS encoding DNA polymerase III subunit gamma/tau has protein sequence MDATSGHSSDAGLLPGLPEPVQAATPYRVLARKYRPQNFDDLIGQGAMVRTLANAFSANRIPQAWMLTGVRGVGKTTTARILARGLNYVRDGHPDTGPTIAMPELGRHCRAIMESRHMDVLEMDAASHTGIDDVRGIIDGIRYSPTEARYKVYIVDEVHMLSEKAFNAFLKTLEEPPPHAKFVFATTEIRKVPVTILSRCQRFDLRRVEAETLVGHLARICAAESVEADAEALAAITRAAEGSVRDALSLLDQAIAHGAGHVSAQGVRDMLGLADRGRIVDLFEAMMRGDIPAAFAEVRGQYEAGADPAVILSDLAGFTHLVTRLKLVPEEAAADPTLSEAERARGAEFARKLSIRVLSRAWQILLKAIPEVQTATRPLAAAEMALVRLAYAADLPTPDEALRQMKAQALVGTPSSSGAGGSPSPAPETMGGRPALPPIPTFTDRPAPPAPVAMAAPGAVGLTQGAGSMSQGAASLAQASPAQAARPVVARVAPAPQPEGPRLTRFTDVVALADARRDIGLKMALEREVHLVRFEEGRIEFRLAEGGRPGIANDLARALDAWTGRRWIVALSKEAGEPTLDATARAATQTRHENAAAHPLVREVLARFPGAQIIDVRDLAPEVSPATEAAPTGEAETDEPDDEA, from the coding sequence ATGGACGCGACCTCCGGTCACTCAAGCGATGCCGGGCTCCTGCCCGGCCTTCCCGAGCCGGTGCAGGCCGCCACACCCTACCGGGTGCTCGCCCGCAAGTATCGCCCCCAGAACTTCGACGACCTGATCGGCCAGGGCGCCATGGTGCGCACGCTGGCCAACGCGTTTTCGGCCAACCGCATCCCGCAGGCCTGGATGCTCACCGGCGTGCGCGGCGTCGGCAAGACCACCACGGCCCGCATCCTGGCCCGCGGCCTCAACTACGTCCGCGACGGGCATCCCGATACCGGCCCCACCATCGCCATGCCGGAACTCGGCCGCCACTGCCGCGCCATCATGGAATCCCGGCACATGGACGTGCTGGAGATGGATGCGGCCTCGCATACCGGCATCGACGACGTGCGCGGCATCATCGACGGCATCCGCTACTCCCCGACGGAGGCCCGCTACAAGGTCTACATCGTGGACGAGGTCCACATGCTCTCCGAGAAGGCGTTCAACGCCTTCCTGAAGACGCTGGAGGAGCCGCCCCCGCACGCCAAGTTCGTGTTCGCAACCACCGAGATCCGCAAGGTGCCGGTGACGATCCTGTCCCGCTGCCAGCGCTTCGACCTGCGCCGCGTCGAAGCCGAGACCCTGGTGGGGCACCTCGCCCGGATCTGCGCGGCCGAGAGCGTCGAGGCGGATGCCGAGGCGCTGGCCGCGATCACGCGGGCGGCGGAAGGCTCGGTGCGCGACGCGCTCTCGCTCCTCGACCAGGCCATCGCGCACGGGGCCGGCCACGTCAGCGCCCAGGGCGTGCGCGACATGCTGGGCCTCGCCGATCGCGGCCGCATCGTCGACCTGTTCGAGGCGATGATGCGCGGCGACATCCCGGCCGCCTTCGCGGAGGTGCGCGGCCAGTACGAGGCCGGGGCCGACCCCGCCGTGATCCTCTCCGATCTCGCGGGCTTCACCCACCTCGTCACGCGCCTGAAGCTGGTGCCGGAGGAGGCCGCCGCCGACCCGACGCTGAGCGAGGCCGAACGCGCGCGCGGAGCCGAGTTCGCCCGCAAGCTCTCGATCCGGGTGCTCTCGCGGGCCTGGCAGATCCTCCTGAAGGCCATTCCCGAGGTTCAGACCGCGACGCGCCCGCTGGCGGCGGCGGAGATGGCCCTGGTGCGCCTCGCCTACGCGGCCGACCTGCCGACCCCGGATGAAGCGCTGCGCCAGATGAAGGCACAGGCACTCGTGGGGACGCCATCCTCCTCCGGCGCGGGTGGTTCCCCCTCCCCCGCGCCCGAGACCATGGGGGGCCGGCCGGCGCTGCCGCCGATTCCAACCTTCACGGATCGACCCGCGCCGCCCGCACCCGTGGCGATGGCCGCTCCGGGTGCCGTGGGTCTTACGCAAGGCGCCGGCAGCATGAGTCAGGGCGCCGCGAGCCTGGCTCAAGCCAGCCCCGCTCAGGCCGCCCGCCCGGTCGTGGCGCGCGTCGCGCCCGCGCCGCAGCCCGAGGGCCCGCGCCTGACGCGGTTCACCGACGTGGTGGCCCTCGCCGATGCCCGGCGCGACATCGGCCTGAAGATGGCGCTGGAGCGCGAGGTCCACCTCGTGCGCTTCGAGGAGGGCCGCATCGAGTTCCGCCTCGCCGAGGGCGGGCGCCCCGGCATCGCCAACGACCTCGCCCGGGCGCTCGACGCCTGGACCGGCCGCCGCTGGATCGTCGCCCTGTCGAAGGAGGCGGGCGAGCCGACGCTGGACGCCACCGCCCGGGCCGCGACGCAGACGCGCCACGAGAACGCCGCCGCCCACCCCCTGGTGCGCGAGGTGCTGGCGCGCTTCCCCGGTGCGCAGATCATCGACGTGCGCGACCTCGCCCCCGAGGTCTCGCCCGCCACCGAGGCCGCCCCGACCGGCGAGGCCGAGACGGACGAGCCCGACGACGAGGCATAG
- the recR gene encoding recombination mediator RecR produces the protein MPQAVAGPEIERLIQLLARMPGLGPRSARRAALQLIKKRETLLAPLADAMRVASERIVVCHACGNVDTRDPCTICCDEGRDPATLVVVEDVSDLWALERSGAVTARYHVLGGVLSALDGVRPEHLNLESLVARAADPAMREIILALNATVDGQTTAHYVTESLKEHGLRITRLAHGVPVGGELDYLDEGTLTAAIRSRTPF, from the coding sequence ATGCCCCAAGCCGTCGCCGGTCCCGAGATCGAGCGCCTGATCCAGCTTCTCGCCCGGATGCCGGGCCTGGGGCCCCGCTCGGCCCGCCGGGCCGCCCTGCAGCTCATCAAGAAGCGGGAAACCCTGCTGGCGCCCCTCGCCGACGCGATGCGGGTGGCGTCCGAGCGCATCGTGGTCTGCCACGCCTGCGGCAACGTCGATACGCGCGATCCCTGCACGATCTGCTGCGACGAGGGCCGTGACCCCGCCACCCTCGTGGTGGTGGAGGACGTCTCCGACCTCTGGGCCCTGGAGCGCTCCGGCGCGGTCACTGCCCGCTACCATGTGCTCGGCGGCGTGCTCTCCGCCCTCGACGGCGTACGGCCCGAGCACCTCAACCTCGAGAGCCTCGTCGCCCGCGCCGCCGATCCGGCGATGCGCGAGATCATCCTGGCGCTCAACGCCACCGTCGACGGGCAGACCACGGCGCATTACGTCACCGAATCCCTGAAGGAGCACGGCCTGCGGATCACGCGCCTCGCGCACGGGGTGCCGGTGGGCGGCGAGCTCGACTATCTCGACGAGGGCACGCTCACGGCCGCGATCCGCAGCCGCACACCGTTCTGA
- a CDS encoding PepSY domain-containing protein produces the protein MTLKVTGLAALALGLALTGSASADRAPTPEEQTRIEAVLKQEGFTKWKKIEVEDDEIEVDDAIDANGKQFDLELDPKTFAIVKREAE, from the coding sequence ATGACGCTCAAGGTCACGGGCCTCGCCGCCCTCGCCCTCGGCCTCGCCCTCACGGGTTCCGCCTCCGCCGATCGGGCACCCACCCCGGAAGAGCAGACCCGGATCGAGGCCGTGCTGAAGCAGGAAGGCTTCACCAAGTGGAAGAAGATCGAGGTCGAGGACGACGAGATCGAGGTGGACGACGCCATCGACGCCAACGGCAAGCAGTTCGACCTGGAACTCGACCCGAAGACCTTTGCCATCGTGAAGCGCGAAGCCGAGTAG